In the Euphorbia lathyris chromosome 5, ddEupLath1.1, whole genome shotgun sequence genome, one interval contains:
- the LOC136230470 gene encoding biotin carboxyl carrier protein of acetyl-CoA carboxylase, chloroplastic isoform X2, translating to MASSLSTTSPSISASASASASAVVKIAANLPHYRNSTLSGFSFRLSPNPKLRFSTKVLQPVRNSSSLVRAQLNEVAVDGSSNASASPPIKSEISSKDAKLSDKPSAPVLATEESISQFITQVSSLVKLVDSRDIVELQLKQNDCELVIRKKEALPQPPSPAPVVMMHPPSPSPQPLMAPAPPAGSPTASSSASSTPSQSSSPPAAKSQKSSLPPLKCPMAGTFYRSPAPGEPVFVKVGDKVQKGQVLCIIEAMKLMNEIEADQSGTIVEIIAEDGKPVSVDQPLFVIEP from the exons ATGGCTTCTTCGCTGTCGACGACTTCACCTTCAATTTCCGCTTCTGCTTCTGCTTCAGCCTCCGCTGTGGTGAAAATCGCCGCCAATTTGCCTCATTACAGGAATTCTACTCTCTCGGGCTTCTCCTTTCGCCTCTCTCCTAATCCCAAGCTCCGATTTTCTACAAAG GTTCTACAGCCTGTTCGTAACAGTTCCTCTTTGGTGAGAGCTCAATTGAACGAG GTTGCTGTAGATGGATCTTCAAATGCTTCTGCTTCACCTCCAATCAAATCAGAAATATCATCAAAGGACGCCAAGCTATCCGATAAGCCTTCAGCTCCAGTTTTGGCCACAGAGGAGTCGATATCTCAGTTTATTACGCAAGTTTCAAGCCTTGTGAA GCTGGTTGATTCAAGAGATATTGTGGAGTTGCAGCTGAAACAGAATGATTGCGAACTGGTAATCCGCAAGAAGGAGGCCTTGCCTCAGCCGCCATCTCCTGCTCCTGTTGTAATGATGCATCCGCCTTCACCCTCACCGCAACCACTAATGGCACCTGCTCCGCCTGCAGGTTCCCCGACAGCCTCTAGTTCAGCTTCGTCTACTCCATCCCAATCATCTTCACCTCCTGCTGCTAAATCACAGAAATCATCACTTCCACCACTTAAGTGTCCTATGGCAGGTACTTTCTACAGAAGCCCAGCACCAGGTGAACCAGTTTTTGTGAAG GTTGGAGACAAAGTACAGAAGGGACAGGTCTTATGCATCATTGAAGCCATGAAATTGATGAATGAAATAGAA GCTGATCAGTCGGGAACCATAGTCGAAATTATTGCTGAAGATGGAAAGCCAGTGAGCGTCGACCAA CCTCTGTTTGTGATCGAACCGTAA
- the LOC136230470 gene encoding biotin carboxyl carrier protein of acetyl-CoA carboxylase, chloroplastic isoform X1 has translation MASSLSTTSPSISASASASASAVVKIAANLPHYRNSTLSGFSFRLSPNPKLRFSTKVLQPVRNSSSLVRAQLNEVRFFQWFSIEDLFSNFQSFVESILGSSVAFKVAVDGSSNASASPPIKSEISSKDAKLSDKPSAPVLATEESISQFITQVSSLVKLVDSRDIVELQLKQNDCELVIRKKEALPQPPSPAPVVMMHPPSPSPQPLMAPAPPAGSPTASSSASSTPSQSSSPPAAKSQKSSLPPLKCPMAGTFYRSPAPGEPVFVKVGDKVQKGQVLCIIEAMKLMNEIEADQSGTIVEIIAEDGKPVSVDQPLFVIEP, from the exons ATGGCTTCTTCGCTGTCGACGACTTCACCTTCAATTTCCGCTTCTGCTTCTGCTTCAGCCTCCGCTGTGGTGAAAATCGCCGCCAATTTGCCTCATTACAGGAATTCTACTCTCTCGGGCTTCTCCTTTCGCCTCTCTCCTAATCCCAAGCTCCGATTTTCTACAAAG GTTCTACAGCCTGTTCGTAACAGTTCCTCTTTGGTGAGAGCTCAATTGAACGAGGTAAGGTTCTTTCAATGGTTTTCAATAGAGGATCTGTTTTCGAATTTTCAATCCTTCGTGGAATCGATTTTGGGGTCATCTGTTGCCTTCAAGGTTGCTGTAGATGGATCTTCAAATGCTTCTGCTTCACCTCCAATCAAATCAGAAATATCATCAAAGGACGCCAAGCTATCCGATAAGCCTTCAGCTCCAGTTTTGGCCACAGAGGAGTCGATATCTCAGTTTATTACGCAAGTTTCAAGCCTTGTGAA GCTGGTTGATTCAAGAGATATTGTGGAGTTGCAGCTGAAACAGAATGATTGCGAACTGGTAATCCGCAAGAAGGAGGCCTTGCCTCAGCCGCCATCTCCTGCTCCTGTTGTAATGATGCATCCGCCTTCACCCTCACCGCAACCACTAATGGCACCTGCTCCGCCTGCAGGTTCCCCGACAGCCTCTAGTTCAGCTTCGTCTACTCCATCCCAATCATCTTCACCTCCTGCTGCTAAATCACAGAAATCATCACTTCCACCACTTAAGTGTCCTATGGCAGGTACTTTCTACAGAAGCCCAGCACCAGGTGAACCAGTTTTTGTGAAG GTTGGAGACAAAGTACAGAAGGGACAGGTCTTATGCATCATTGAAGCCATGAAATTGATGAATGAAATAGAA GCTGATCAGTCGGGAACCATAGTCGAAATTATTGCTGAAGATGGAAAGCCAGTGAGCGTCGACCAA CCTCTGTTTGTGATCGAACCGTAA